TAGAATTGCCCCAACTGAAGAAGAACAATCGCAAATCCTTGAGTACAATGGAGATCCCACAAGGCTTGCCGATGCCGAATGCTTCCTTTACCACATTCTGAAAGCTGTCCCAAACGCTTTTACTCGACTTAATGCCATGCTCTTCAGATACAACTATGACTTGGAGATTCTAAACCTCAAGGAGTCTTTACAAACACTTGAACTAGGATGCAAGGAACTTCGAACGAGAGGACTGTTTATGAAACTGCTAGAGGCAATTCTCAAGGCTGGAAATCGCATGAATGCAGGAACTTCAAGAGGAAATGCACAAGCTTTCAACCTCAGTTCTCTTCGAAAGCTATCCGATGTTAGGAGCAGTGATGGGAAAACTActcttcttcattttgttgtggAAGAAGTAATTCGGTCTGAGGGGAAACGGTGTGTTATCAACACAAATCATAGCTTGAGTCGGAGCAGCAGCCAGAGCCATAACAGAAACTTGAGTTCTGAGAATCTAAAACCAAAAGAGgacagagagaaagagtatATGATGTTAGGATTGCCTATGGTTGGAGGCATCAGTGCTGAGTTCTCTAATGTGAAGAAGGCAGCTGCTATAGATTATGACAGCTTTGCAGGGACATGCTCAGCTCTCACAACCCGTGTGGCAGAAATTAGAGAACTTGTAATCCAATGTGAGAACAATGGTGGTGGAAGATTTGTAAGAGAAATGAAGGCTTTTCTTGAAGCAGCCGAAGAAGAGCTAACGGTGGTGAGAGAACAGCAGAAAAGTGTGATGGAGTTGGTAAAGAAAACAACAGAATATTATCAAGCAGGGGTTTCTAAGGATAAAGGGGCACACTCATTTCAACTATTTGTCATAGTTAAAGATTTTCTAGGCATGGTGGATCAAGCATGTGTTGAAATTTCTCGAAATATACAGAAGAGGAAGACGGTGACAACAAGTTTAGGAACATCATCAGCAAACTCACCACCAAGGAACCCCGTAAGGTTCCCAATCTTACCTAAAAATTTCATGTCAGGAAATTCTAGGAGCACTAACAGTGACTCAGATAATGATTTCTGAATTGGATTTTAAAATGTATATAGATTTCAAAAGGCACAATTACAATCAGTACATAGCTGAGTGATTTTTTACAAACTTTCAGTCAATAGCTCGTAGTGTTGGTCTTCTTCTGTCTTTCCCAGTAATGCCTACATGCGTTTGATCCACAAATATTTATTCTTTCAATTATTCTTTGGTCTGAGATTATGTTGTAATCATATAGTGTCCAGATTTCTGCAACCAACTATAAGATCTCcatgtaattttaatatttccCACAGTTACATCCTTTCATAGGCAATAAGTACAATGATGTGTACATAACATATTCTAATTCTGATAACTATTTGGGATAAGTAGAGTAAGGAGACTAATTTGGCAACGAATGGCAGCAAAGGTAGGTCTTGTCTAGCCATCGAGATATACAGTTTTTCACTCATCATGATCATTTTGTCATCAGCTCAGCAATAATATTTAAGCATGCACCCTTGATGAGAACCAATTCCTTACACATATTTTCTCTTGTCTAGCCTGTGAAGATGTGTTTCACTGTAGATGATGTGTGACGTTTCAGCCTGGCAGATCCGGTCACCGATGGGTTTCATTCTTGGAACTTTCCTACATATACCATAATCACAGTTCACATTAAttatggaaagaaaaaaaacctcaaaacGAATTAATCATACAAATAGCTCCAGAAATGCAGTGAAGTAACTCATTATACAGATTGAAATGCTTGTGTTAAGGCATGCATACATCTTTCCTTCTTGCACACGTGCATTTAATGTGTTAAACTTATTATATTCTTGCATATGCATAACaacctttagtttttataCTTGTTCTGAAGAGCTCAACAAATGGGAGGCTTTAGACTATAATGCAAAGTAAGCCCCTAAACCTGGCTTAAGTTAGACACGAAAGCTCATTTGTGACACGAGGAACTTCGCGAAAGAATGATAGATCTActcaaaatatacaaaatggaACAATTGATCTTATGCCATAAGATAAAACCACAATACGCTATACCTTTTCTGAAGTActttttgacattttttgtCCGCGGTAAGAGCCTGGCGTGGGAGTAGTCTTAAAATTAAGACTATGTCTCAGCTTGTTTATCTCTGCTTCGTTTTGACCCTGTGTCGAGCATACAGTTCTTAGAAATAACATTTTCAACTTTTGTAGTACTTATGATATAATTCTATTtctgatgagttatatagcaACAGTCATAAGCTAATATGCTCCTTAAAAGAATAGTTATTTGTAAGATATACCTTTGACTTTGGTTGGAAGTGCAATCTCTCTGCCTCTTTGGGATTGGATTTTGCCTCCTTTCTTTTATCTGTTCTATCATCATTTCTCAAACCAAAAGATGATGGAGCAGCCTTAGGTGTTCCTTTTCCTAGAGACCTATGACGGAAAAATTTAATGCAAATAAAGTAATTCAGACACCAAATAAAGTTTAAATCCACAATGTGAAATAAGATAGCATATAACATGCAATGAGTGATATTATGCAAGTATCAGATGCACAGAGGATGTATATTACAAATACATCTGTTGGCAGTCAAATGTGAGTTTAAGACATTACCCTCCATTCTCTTTTGGCAGGAGCACTGAAGTGGAAACCCTTGATTCTTTCCCCTTTGTAGAGAGCTGCTTGATAATGAAATTTCCACAATAAAACTTGGATGTTAGACACGCTAATGCaaaacttatatataaaataaaaagaaaaacactaaGGTAGCTGGTCATTTCTTCAAACAATAAAACGTACTTAAATGACAAACCTGCGTTGGTGTTGAAGATTTCTCTTCACTGGAGGATTTCGGTTGGTTGTAATTGTTTTGAAATGTCTTAAATGCTCGTCTGACAATGTCCTTATCTCCCATATTCTCCATAATGAAAGATTTTCTGGCGGTTGTCGGTGAAGCTGAATCAGACTTTGCGGGATCCAAACTAGGTGACATGTGCAAAGACTTGGGAGGAACTTTCTTGGTGTCCTCAATGGAAGGATTTTTGCTCCTAGGTAAAGATGAAGTGTTGCCCTTTTTTACTGAGGATCGTGGTGCAGGTGTTGCAATAGAAGTTGATATAGACTTTGACGCTCTGGGGGTGGAAGTAGATATAGGCTTTGACACTCTAGGAGTGGAAGTTGATATAGGCTTTGACACTCTAGGGGTGGAAGTTGATATAGGCTTTGACACTCTAGGGGTGGATTTCTGTGGTGTTTTAGTTATTTGTGGAATTGGTTTCTTCTTAACATTTGCCACATTTCTCTCCTTGCTCACTCCAGTAGTAACctataaaacagaaaaatgcaaaagatATAAGACATCAGACTTcaaccaaacaagttttgagATTATGAGATATAGAACACGGTATCTGCAGATAAGTTTTCCTAAATagattaaagaaataattactTCACCTTCTGAGATCCCTTCTGAAGATGCAATCTTGGTTTTTCCTCTTTAACTTCTGGAGCCTTTTCCATTTGATTGTCCAAACTCTTTGGAATTTCCTGTATCCCTTGAGACACAGCAGGGACATTCTCTGCTTCTTTCTCCAAAACAAGTTCCTCCGGATTGTTCAAGTTGGGACTAGCCGTAACACTAtcagtttcttctttctctccctctGTCAATGAGCTTTGACATTCTATGGTGATAACATCATCCTCCTTGAGATCATCCACATGAGTACTAAATGTATCATTGTCAAAATTGGTTTCTTGATAATTTGCTTGGGCAGTACTTTGACTGTTAGTtaaatcaatttcaaaatgtGTCCCGCAATCGATCTGATCTCCACCCTTCTGATCATCTGACCTAAAGGGATCATCTTGCATTTGCTTCTCTTGCTCCAGAAGCTCCTCAGCTTTCCTAGCAGCTATCTTCTTGTAATGGGCTTCAAAATAGGCCCTTTTCTGAGCCACTGAACCAGGCGTAGCACACTTCTCAACTTCTTCCAAGTACTTGTTTGGTGAGAATGTCGACCACTTCTCCCAAGACAGTGAATCATTCTCAAACCTACCGAACGAAACCGACACTTCCAGAGCAGGATTTGAAGAATTTGAAGCAGCTGCCTCTCCCACCTGTTTTATTCaacagaaaaaaccaaaaatccaAAAGCATATTCTGAAGCAAGAACAGAGACAACAAACTAGCAAATCTAGCAATCATATATTTTGAATCAATCAGCAACCCACAAAACATAAGGCTCAAAAGACAATAATTGCAAACAAATTATACAGATGGgtcgcttttttttttttcaaatctaGGGACAAAAAAGTGTACCTCATCAGCATCATTTGCGAAATCTACTATTGATTCACCCATTAGCTCTGCAAGGAAGGGGTTCAAATGTTGAGCTACCAGAGAGCTACACAGCAGGACACAAATTGTGAACAGCACGGGGCTTTGACTAGCATGGGGGCATATCACCAATCTATTGGATCACGCAAGAAAAATATACCGAGAGTAAGAAAAACCAGAATGgggacaaaaagaaaaggtctTTAAAATtgcaagaagaaaag
The window above is part of the Prunus dulcis chromosome 1, ALMONDv2, whole genome shotgun sequence genome. Proteins encoded here:
- the LOC117628498 gene encoding protein WVD2-like 7 isoform X1, which encodes MGESIVDFANDADEVGEAAASNSSNPALEVSVSFGRFENDSLSWEKWSTFSPNKYLEEVEKCATPGSVAQKRAYFEAHYKKIAARKAEELLEQEKQMQDDPFRSDDQKGGDQIDCGTHFEIDLTNSQSTAQANYQETNFDNDTFSTHVDDLKEDDVITIECQSSLTEGEKEETDSVTASPNLNNPEELVLEKEAENVPAVSQGIQEIPKSLDNQMEKAPEVKEEKPRLHLQKGSQKVTTGVSKERNVANVKKKPIPQITKTPQKSTPRVSKPISTSTPRVSKPISTSTPRVSKPISTSTPRASKSISTSIATPAPRSSVKKGNTSSLPRSKNPSIEDTKKVPPKSLHMSPSLDPAKSDSASPTTARKSFIMENMGDKDIVRRAFKTFQNNYNQPKSSSEEKSSTPTQQLSTKGKESRVSTSVLLPKENGGSLGKGTPKAAPSSFGLRNDDRTDKRKEAKSNPKEAERLHFQPKSKGQNEAEINKLRHSLNFKTTPTPGSYRGQKMSKSTSEKESSKNETHR
- the LOC117628498 gene encoding protein WVD2-like 7 isoform X2, whose translation is MGESIVDFANDADEVGEAAASNSSNPALEVSVSFGRFENDSLSWEKWSTFSPNKYLEEVEKCATPGSVAQKRAYFEAHYKKIAARKAEELLEQEKQMQDDPFRSDDQKGGDQIDCGTHFEIDLTNSQSTAQANYQETNFDNDTFSTHVDDLKEDDVITIECQSSLTEGEKEETDSVTASPNLNNPEELVLEKEAENVPAVSQGIQEIPKSLDNQMEKAPEVKEEKPRLHLQKGSQKVTTGVSKERNVANVKKKPIPQITKTPQKSTPRVSKPISTSTPRVSKPISTSTPRVSKPISTSTPRASKSISTSIATPAPRSSVKKGNTSSLPRSKNPSIEDTKKVPPKSLHMSPSLDPAKSDSASPTTARKSFIMENMGDKDIVRRAFKTFQNNYNQPKSSSEEKSSTPTQLSTKGKESRVSTSVLLPKENGGSLGKGTPKAAPSSFGLRNDDRTDKRKEAKSNPKEAERLHFQPKSKGQNEAEINKLRHSLNFKTTPTPGSYRGQKMSKSTSEKESSKNETHR